The DNA sequence TTCTCTCCCTTTCGTAACCAAGAATTCATTCTCTGGAACTTCACTCTCACCAAATGATTCTGATAAAATAGCCATGGCGCTCAAATTGTGGAAGCATCTCGGTATCATTCCTGAGAGTTTGTTATGTGCAAGGTCCAATATCTGGAGACTTTTCAAATAACAAACTTCATTAGGAATATCTCCTTCAAACTTATTTGAACGAAGGTTAAGAACATGCAAGCTTGAAAGGCTTTTCCCAATCCATATTGGTATGCTTCCGGAAAACCCATTTCCTCTAAGCTCAACAACTGACAACGAGGTACAGTTCTGCAGGGAATGTGGCAATTCTCCGTACAGGTGATTATTGCGCAAGTACAGTGTTTTCAGCTCTCGTAAGTATCCCATGGACATTGGGACATTCCCAGTTAGGTGGTTGTTTTCTAAATGCAGGATGCTCAAGGCTTGCCAACTCAACCAACAATCGGGTATTTTTCCAGTGAGAAAATTGTTCCCgagatgaagaaaatgaagtagcTTTGTTTCATCCGGCCTATCACAGAAGAAGTGGAAAACAGATCCAGAAAatgatgaattggaaagatCTAGCCAAAATAATGAGGTGGGAACAATAGGCAATGCACCAGTGAAATGGTTAGAACTAAGATCAACTATTGAACCAGGAGCAGCAACTATATTTTGAATCTGCCCATACAACTGATTGTGAGAGAGATTCAAATGCCATACTTGGGAAGTTAAGTTCCAAAACCAAGTTGGAATAGTACTTGAAATTTGTGTACTAGACAAGCTTAGTTCTTTTAATTGCGTTTGTGTCCGCAACCACATCGGCCATTCAGGCCCCAAATGCCAGGAATCCAGCTGCAAATTTTCAAGTTGAAAAGGAGGAACCCAATCTCCACTAGTTTTCAGAGTTAATGAGTTTCCTATTGCAATGAAATTCTTCAACTTTGTAAGGTTGCTAAAAGAAACTTCCGACACTGCACCTTCTAACGAATTATAAGATATATCCAATTCCGTTAGCATTTTGAGTTGACCAATAACTTCCGTGAAAGTTCCATTAAACTGATTTCCATATATGTCCAATTTTTCCAAGCTTGACAGATTTCCTAATGACATTGGAATGGGACCTGATATATTAGCATAACCCAACGACAATGACTTTATTCCATCTGGACCACATCTAGACAAACTTTCAAAGATTTCGGATGGTCTTTGAACCGTGAAATGGTTCTCTGACAGATCAAGAACTTTCAACTTACAAAGATGCCCCAAAGAATTTGGTATTTTCCCTTCCAACCGATTACCATCCAAGCAAAGATTGACAAGGGATGTCATGTTTCCAATGGAACTCGATATTTCACCACGTAAttcattgtaagaaagaagtaAGGAATCGAGATTGTTCAAGCTATACAACCATTCAGGTATGGTAGAATTGAAGTTGTTCCACCCAAGATTAAGGACTTTAAGACTAATAGAATTGGGAATCGGATCAAGACTACTAGAATTGGATGACAAATCAATTTCCCTCAAAGATGTGATATTCTGTGAAATGCTAGGAATTGGACCTTGGAAACCACAATAATTGAGATGAAGAGAAACTAGATTTTTAAGACTGAAAACCCACCTCGGCATCAAAGAATTAAAATAGTTTTCAGAAAGATCAAGGACGACCAGGGAAGTAAAATTTGCGGAGGGTAGATGGGGAATTTGATCAAGTGCACAACCAGACATATCTAACTCTGCCAAAGAAGGAAGCATGTTTGTAACTTGCAACCAATCAGATGCTTTGCTAAGATCTACATGGCTCAAGCCCAAGTGTTTTAGCAGAGAAAGACCAGAAATCCACCGAAGGTTATCAACCTTCAGACCATAACTCCAACTACTGAGATTGAGATAGCGTAGACTGGAGAGATTTCCCAGTTTAAGAGGAATTACTCCATCAAATGATGAGGATGCAAGATTAAGGTGTGTTAAACTTGTCATAGAACCAAAGAAACTGGGAATTCGTGTTGTACTGAAATCATTGTTACTCAAGTCCAAGTAGTTGAGATGCTTTAAACTGAGCAAAGAAGGATTTATCTTACCACCGAAGGAAGACTCAAAAAAAGAAGCTTTGGAATTATTAAGGTGCAGCTCGTGGATGTGGCCCGTCATGTGATCACAGACAACTCCTGACCAACTGCAACAGTCTGAATCTTCTTCTGCAACCCACGATGCAAGCCGATTGGCAGGGTCCTTGAGATCTTGCTTGAACATCAGAAGTGCTTGTCTTTCGCTTTCTTTGCAAAGTGGAGGCCAACCGGGATTTCCATTGCATAAACCAATACTGAAAGTAATGGTTGCAATGGCTAGAAACCTGATTAGCAGTGTAACAACTCTCATGGTTCTCTCCATAAAGTTCAAGTGTATGAAGCAGGTGATGTGTATGAGCAATGAAGGATCCAGAGTAGTGCTACCTATATATACTAGGGAGCCTCACCTTTTCTAAACCATCCTCTACGGCATGAGACCGCATTTTCAAATCGGTGCACATCAATGAGAGTAGCAGTCGTCGGACGGACTCTTGGAATCTTGGACAAAAGTTTCATAGATGATAAGATGGATTAAAATAAGCGGCTATTTAGGACTAGCTAGTCCACATCTATAGAGACACAAGTTAATTTAAGACCCCACTTGGAATTGGGAATCGTCGCTCCTTCAAATACATTGTATTAATAtacatgaaaaattaatttttttgatgGATGTGATATTTTTACTGGGATATAATACGCCCACCTAAGCTGGGAGTCAAACAGGTAAATGTGCAAGTGAAagtaaaaagggtaaattacaatttaCTTCTTTAAATTTTGGTACAATTCTAACGAAACTTTTTTCATCCCATGCTCTATCATTTATATAGtgacatgtgatgtaccatCCTATGTtccggtcacattgaaaaatctctccaattgtAACCTCGTACAACATTTCtataacatttcaatttcatacatttggtTATAACTAGCAAAAATTGCCCATGCGATGCTGCGGGTTTTAAAAGCATCTAAATGATATTGTTGCTTGTATACACACAAAAGATCAGACTTCTAATTACATGCCAAAAAGATTAGACCAACAAAGTTCTTGTGGCTTTGGATCAACAATAGGACCACCATACAAAAGATTATGAAACATTGTTCGATTTACATGCAATTTTTCTATTTACCTTCAGAAAATTAGAATGATAATATTCAAAGATCATATGCCAGCTTGAAATTGAAAGACTAAACTCTGAATTCAAAACTATTTACATGTGGAATAATTTGAAATGCCTCGAAACATTATCATGATCGAATTGTATATGAAAGACCATCCTTCACTATTCATGGCAAGGCACACCAGATACAACTCATAAAACTCCAACAGACGAGCAAAAACGACTCAGTTTGTGTAGCGTAAAACCATAAACAAATTCCATACCATTTCACGGCCAATCCAGATACATCACCAGCAACATCATCAGGTTGTCAACTTTATCTCCAGATCAGattcaactttaattttttttatggatgTGATATTTTTACTGGGATATAATACGCCCACCTAAGCTGTGCGTCAAATACGTAAATGTGCAAGTGAAagtaaaaagggtaaattacaatttaCTTCTTTAAATTTTGGTACAATTCTAACGAAACTTTTTTCATCCCATGCTCtatcatttatataatgacatgtgatgtaccatCCTATGTtccggtcacattgaaaaatctctccaattgtAACCTCGTACAACATTTCtataacatttcaatttcatacatttggtTATAACTAGCAAAAATTGCCCATGCGATGCTGCGGGTTTTAAAAGCATCTAAATGATATTGTTGCTTGTATACACACAAAAGATCAGACTTCTAATTACATGCCAAAAAGATTAGACCAACAAAGTTCTTGTGGCTTTGGATCAACAATAGGACCACCATACAAAAGATTATGAAACATTGTTCGATTTACATGCAATTTTTCTATTTACCTTCAGAAAATTAGAATGATAATATTCAAAGATCATATGCCAGCTTGAAATTGAAAGACTAAACTCTGAATTCAAAACTATTTACATGTGGAATAATTTGAAATGCCTCGAAACATTATCATGATCGAATTGTTTATGAAAGACCATCCTTCACTATTCATGGCAAGGCACACCAGATACAACTCATAAAACTCCAACAGATAAGAGCAAAAACGACTCAGTTTGCGTAGCGTAAAACATAAACAAATTCCATACCATTTCACGGCCAATCCAGATACATCACCAACAACATCATCAAGTTGCCGTGTAATAATACTTGTCAACTTTATCTCCAGATCAGATTCAACTTTAAAACtatctttctttaatttgttcaGAGGATTAAATTAATGTTTGATAATGTTAGGAAGTTGAGAGGATTAAATTTTATGTGGAAAATTTGGCCAAAAACTCTGATGTATTCCATACGATGGTGAATGCATGAAAAGTCATGCAGAATAATTAaagctttgatttttcttgCTCAAAGATGATAAGAAGGGTTGAACTGTACATACGGCCATTTAAGTAGATAATGTTAGGAAGTTGAGAGGATTAAATTTTATGTGGAAAATTTGGCCAAAAACTCTGATGTATTCCATACGATGGTGAATGCATGAAAAGTCATGCAGAATAATTAaagctttgatttttcttgCTCAAAGATGACAAGAAGGATTGAACTGTACATACGGCCATTTAAGTAGATAGTCCATCTGTAGGGACAGAACTTTAAGACCAGTCATATTCACAACCCCACCAGGAACTGGGAACAGTCCTTCATACAAGTCGTCACTATATAATGAAGTACAAgagtatttcgttaaaactctctaaattTTATGTGGAAAATTTGGCCAAAAACTCTGATATATTCCACACGATGGTGAATGCATGAAAAGTCATGCAGAATAATTAaagctttgatttttcttgCTCAAAGATGACAAGAAGGGTTGAACTGTACATACGGCCATTTAAGTAGATAGTCCATCTGTAGGGACAGAACTTTAAGACCAGTCATATTCACAACCCCACCAGGAACTGGGAACAGTCCTTCATACAAGTCGTAGCTAAGACCGAGTACCAggagtatttcgttaaaactctctaaattTTATGTGGAAAATTTGGCCAAAAACTCTGATGTATTCACACAATGGTGAATGCATGAAAACTCATGCAGAATAATTAATGCTTTCATTTTTCTTACTCAAAGATGATAAGAACGGTTGAACTATACATACTGCCATTTAAGAAGCTAGTCCATCTGTAGTCCATCTGTAGAGTCATATTCACAACCCCACCAGGAACTGGGAACAGTCCTTCGTACAAGTCGTCGCTAAGACTAAAGACCCTTCGTAGCTAGCTAGGATGCAACCACAATATGCCCGTGCATTCTGAGACAACCACAATTAGCCACAGAATGATTGTCAGACCAGCAATAAGGATGCAAGCTATTTCAAGAAATGGACCTTCTCGAGTAAACAGAATGAATGTGAATCAACCTACAATATGCAAGCTATTTCAAGAAATGGAGCTTCAACATACTATATGTAGACAGAACCAGAACCAAGTCCAGACTCACTCGTAATAGGTCTCCTCATCCACAACAATATCCCAGCTTTCCCCTGTCGTGCTTTTTCCATATTTGTGCACCTTACTGCAAAGAGAGAGCAAGTTAACTTGTCAAAGAAAAACCAGAACAATAGATGCCAATGCAGTTCAGCAAGTTTATTTCCTTTCATACCCATTTCCAAAGTGCTCTTCTCCCCATGTCCTTGACCAACCTAGACATGAGAGAACAAAAACAGAGTTGCATCAGATTAaattattgaaagaaaaaggttCACTTCTGTTGTAACGAATCGACATTAGAATCAAGCAACCAAGTTATGAAATACGAATTTAAAATGTAACTATTTACCGTGTCTGAAATGAATCTGtgaaatcaaatagttaaacccTAAACAGCACCCCGGCAAATAGcataagaaaattcaaattaacCCTAAAGAAATTGGGAGAGAAGAATATGAAAAGGGAATACCTTTCGGCCCTTTGAGTTATTGGAAAAAAACCCAACAGAGCAACAGATAAACAAAAATACAggaggaaagaaaataaattttcaacttGTAAGATTCATACTCGAACAGATTGGCGGTCAAAAGCATTTCAAAACTCAGAGCCATCAAGCTTTTTGATCTGCTTGGAAATTATTTATGGAGTTTGAGATTCTTATAGATGCTTCAGACACATCGACATATTGAAAAAGCAATATTCAACAACCTAGTACCCATGCTCCATAGAAGGTTACAGAAAATATGAATGTCTGGACTCTGGAGTGATAAAGTAAAAGGACTTACCGCGTACTTCATATCTTCTAAGTTTGTGTAGTCTACAATCCCTGTTGTTCCTACAAAAAAGGCATAGGACAAAAGCTAAGTCAATCGAAATGCTGACGTCTCATGAGCTAGGTCTTAGGATTAAACTATTGAACTAACACTGTATGAAATAGCAGTGTATATCCCAAAAACAGTCTGAAATCTGGTTGATAATCGAAGAGTTCGAAGGGATTTACCTTTGGATTCTTCGGCTTTCAGATGGAGTTTGCTTATGTGTGGGAGAGAGAGGTGGAGCGGCTAGGGTTTGAGTATGGAAGAGATGAAAAATGGAGAGAGCACCTGTTTTGGCTGAAGCAACGGCTCACACAATCTGGACAAAAATGCAAATGTCTTAAAAGGggaaattataaaaagaaaCCTTAGCAACTGAATTCAAAGAAACATTCTGACATTGTAAATAACAgttcacagaaaaaaaaaaaaaaaaaaaaaaaaaccctaaactaaTTACACTCGGATTACAATGTTATCATTTAACAATAGGAATTCCCATACCTTAGCAGAAGATCCTGCATCTGCAAAGGATCCTTTAAAACCTTTTTTCTTGAACAACCCCGCACTGCAACACTTCCAGGCAAGGTAAACCAACAGCACCCTCATGCTGAGCTCTCCTGTGCATATAGACCCCTTGTAAGTAATCTTAATCAGTCAGTTATCATGAATATACaacttatattaattttctacGATATCCAACACACAGATATAACAGAAGGGGAAACTTTTACTTAAGCAGCACAAAATGATATCGTTTGCATTTCATTCCAAAACCCATCACTCTGATGTCTTTGCCTGCACAGTTTTTGCTCCAACATAGCCTGCCATGACGATAGCACTATCAATAATTAAGACATAAAGAAAAGGCTATCCTAGCTAGGTATTATTGTTGGAGTAAACCAACAGCACCATAAGTAGCAGACCAAAGTTTTTTTTAGAGTTGATGTCTTAACATGTTTAAGTAGCGAAAAGATTACAACACACTGGATGTGTTAACAGATCCATAAGCTGATGACTCCCTCTCTGGTTTACCGGATCATTCTTAATGTATTCAACAACGCAGCAGCAATTAAAAGTCCTTGGAAAATGACAAGCTACCATAAAGACATGACGAAAACTATATCTCACCTTACCCCCTTGTTGGCATAGACAGCATATCCGTCCTTGTTGTTCGGGGTGAATCATAATCCTGAACTCCATTATCATCATCGTCGAGAATGTCTTTGGCTTTTCTAGCAAGAACACCCCAAAACCCATGTTTGGATTCATTAACATTCTTCAATGACGTATACTCGAATCAGATACCGGAATCAGATACAACAAAACACACAAGTCACGAATGAAACAGCACAAAACACACAACCCAAAAATTAAATGAAGAATTCTTTATAACATGCATGTTGATAAACCACGAAAAATTCCACTTCATTATACATTCCTATTGTTTTCTCTGTCCAAATATGAAATTGCCATCATCTTTTTTGAAAGCACAAACCAAAATCACTTCTCAAAGAGATCATACACAGAAGAGAGAGGAAGCTTACCCAAAGCCAATTTCATGTTGtttattccttcttcttcttcttttggacCCAACAATCTGTGGGTTTGATTGCAGCATAGtgatttagtttaaaatttcaacattgattatatatatatatatatatatatctagatAATCCTAAACACTTCAATTAAATCTCAAATTGCAAAGAACACTTCAATCTGACTAAAACtacacaaaggaaaaaacaaagacAGGAAAATGTTCAAACCAATCTAGAAGCCAAAATGATCCCCCAACATCagtaaattaacaataaaaatctAAACCCATATAAATTCACAGGAAAATCAAAACGCGCGAAAAAAATTTTGGATCACAAATTGTCAGGTACAAAAGGATAAATTacaaatccaaaagaaaaaaaaatcacaaacaaactaaaacttCAAATCAGTGAAGACCGTACCTTGAAAAGGGGTCGCCGCTCTTGCCAACATCGGTGCTATCGCCGTCTCGACCCTCAACATGCTTCTGGCCGTACTCGATGACCTTGGTTGTGGAATTCTCCAGCAATTCTGGCAGAATTGGTTGTGCCAGTTTGCTCGCCGCAAGGTTTTTTGCTGTGAATGAAGGCAAAATTTATAAGGTCAGAGAGAAACATGATAGCCACGGAAAAGAGTGCAAAAGAGTGGTGCAAAAAGACTGGCCGACAGTGTTTCAGGACCGGCAAAAAATACACCCAAGAGAAGCAAGTATAGTTATTAAGATTTAAACATGAAAGCATTAATCTCGAGGAAAAATTCATCATCAATATCAACTTAGTGCTGAATCATAAAGAATTAAGAATCAAATGAAAGAGCCACACCTAAATCACATTCCAAGAACAGAAGGTTATATGAACGTACACAAACCAATTACAGAACTCACACTAATTGAACACAAATTTCAGCAAATACCCAGAATAAATAGCAATAACTTAACCATAACCCAGACCCAAATCACAAAAAGCGGCAAAGATAACCTCAATCCCACTTAAATCCAAACAACCAGATGACCCAATCTCTCAAATATCACCAACTAATGATTAAGGCAGctacaaaacagaaaacaaaaatgtgagTTCTAATTGAATTCATTTACATATACCCTACACCATTAAGACTTAGTAATAAATTTATATTCCTGTATTccataaagaaaagaaactcgTCATGTAGAACAATTATAGGTACATAATGATTTGATAAGATAACACTTAAACTGTGCAAGACCTTGCTATTGCACCAGCATGGTAGCAAAGcgtaaattattttaatcaGGTACATACCAATTGGTTGTGAATTTTCTGACTGCAGGTTGTTGAAATACCAGCCACAACAATCTTAACATCAACCTCGTCCTGCAAGGAAATGAAGTTAAACGTAAAACAGATCATTCTGGGAACACATGTAACCTAAAAAATGTTATGCATTAAACTTGTGCTTCCAAGCATATATTCAATATGACTTGTCCTGGATTTTCTTCTTATATTAAAGAAACCATGATTATTGTTGCGTATACCTTAAGCTCTGATAGTAGCATAGATACAGCCCGATAAGCAGGGTCTTCTGTGCTTTGCACGATAAACGTAAACTCTAAGAGACCACCATAGAGAGAAGTGACCTGTTTTcgttaattaaacaaaatagtTCAGACCATATTGGAAGAAAACCTAGGATACAAATTCAACCTATTAAATCAGTTAGCAGAAGGATTTTGAACACTTCACCAGATAAGACATCCCTACAGTGCAAACACAGAAATTTAGATATGTccatcaaaagaaaatatagtTCAACTATGTTAATCTAACATCACAAAGATATTGAGTTTCCAAGTCTCAGAGCCAATAGAGTGTAATTTGAACTTCTTATGAAGCAAAACCTAATTTTTCAACtcgaaaataatacaaaaacatGATTGGCTTTGACCACTCTCATTCCAAATGTTCTAGCGTAGCCCCTGACTCAAGGGCTCACCAAATGGGTTTTTGATTTCTGTATGAAATTATAAGCCTAAGTAATGTTTGATTACATATTGAATCATCAAGAGCAGGATTCATATGTCCCCTTCCTTGCACAGAACCTAAATATGATTGACATGTTCTCAGCACGATTCACTAACAAATGCATAATGTGATCTATGAAATGCCGACAAGCAATACTTCGAATCGAAGAATTTCGCAATCCCAGAAGCCGAATTCAAATGCCGGCAAGCAATTGATCCCAGAAGCGGCCCCAAATAACAAATTGAAacccaacaaaaagaaaattttcaagtgaatttctcggcaaccaaacggaCCCGGATCTGAACGAAACATAAAATGgcgaaaaaaaaatctaaattttaagGGAAAAATAACAAACCTGGATCTGAACGAAAACTGCTAGCGTGCTGCAGAACGctctctccctccccctctATCTCTCCTCCTCTCTGTAAGCCGCATGCCTTCCCCTCACCAAATCCCACACTGAGCGGTCGATCCCACCGAATACAATCCTAACTTGTCCCAAACCCAAACTGACAGCAATGCCCACCCAACTTTTGCCCCCAACCGTGCAATGTTAAACCCTAAACGGGCATTCCCGTTATTCGAACCAATGGCAGCTTCGTAAAAAAGCTGAAATATGCAAACctactggtttggtactaagctcattttataaaaagtgggtataaaaaaaattgagttaaaaaatgtgtttgataaaaatagcttattttcacagttttagatataaaaaaaaaaaaaactgaaaacatgaAGTAGtaaaaatgagtttattctatcagcacagcagaaacagttttttttccaaaacacatcaataccaaaccaaagGCCAACAGTGGCATGATCGTAGTTAAACTGAAATTCAGACCCAAAcacattactttagtctaaagaaggCTTTTCAATTGCACTGTACAAATGAATAGTTTTTGGATCCCAATTTCACACTATTTACGGACATGCCATTGCTCCAAGGATTTTgcctgggttttttttttttttttcttttttttttttcagggttAGTTGTATGGGCTTTTGCGGGTTTGGGCTGTCACTGGGTTGGTGGGTTTTGTTTGTGGTTGGGTTTTTCGGATAGAAAGCCGACACGGGCAGGCCTAGCCATGAGTATCCAAGATTAAGGTGTGTTAAACTTGTCATAGAACCAAAGAAACTGGGAATTCATGTTGTACTGAAATTATTTTGACTCAAGTCCAAGTAGTTGAGATGCTTTAAACTGAGCAAAGAAGGATTTATCTTACCACCGAAGGAAGACTCCAAATAAGGTTCGGAATTATTAAGGTGCAGCTCATGGATGTGGCCGGTCATGTGATCACAGACAACTCCTGTCCAACTGCAACAGTCTGAATCTTCTTCTGCAACCCATGATGCAAGCCGATTGGCAGGGTCCTCGAGATCTTGCTTGAACATCAGAAGTGCATGTCTTTCGCTTTCTTTGCAAAGCGGAGGCCGACCGGGAATTCCATTGCATAAACCAATACTGAAAGTAATGGTTGCAATGGCTAGAAACCTGATTAGTAGTAAAACAACTCTCATGGTTCTCTCCATAAAGTTCAAGTGTATGAAGCAGGTGATGTGTATGAGCAATGAAGGATCCAGAGTAGTGCTACCTATATATACTAGGGAGCCTCACCTTTTCTAAACCATCCTCTACGGCATGAGACCGCATTTTCAATCAGAGTAGTGCTACCTATATATAGTAGGGAGCCTCACCTTTTCTAAACCATCCTCTACGGCATGAGACCGCATTTTCAAATCGGTGCACATCAATGAGAGTAGCAGTCGTCGGACGGACTCTTGGAATCTTGGACAAAAGTTTCATAGATGAGAAGATGGATTAAACTAAGCGGCTATTTAGGACTTGCTAGTCCACAGCTATAGAGACACAAGTTAATTTAAGACCCTGACCCCACTTGGAATTGGGAATCATCGCTCCTTCAAATACATTGTATTAATAtagatgaaaaattaatttttttgatgGATGTGATATTTTTACTGGGATATAATACGCCCACCTAAGTTGGGCGTCAAACAGGTAAATGTGCAAGTGAAAGTTAAAACGGTAAATTACAATTTACTTCTTTAAATTTTGGTACAATTGTAACGAAAAAGTTTTCATCCCATGTTCTATCAtttatatagtgacacgtgatgtatcatctCATGTTCCGATCACATtcaaaaatctctccaattgtAACCTCGTACAACATTTCtataacatttcaatttcatacatttggtTATAACTAGCAACAATTGCCCACGTGATGTTGCGGGtttcaaaagcatttaaacGATACTGTTGCTTGTATACACACAAAAGATCAGACTTCTATTTACATGCAAAAAAGACTAGACCAACAAAGTTCCTGTGGCTTTGGATCAACAATCGTACCACCATACAAAAGATTATGAAATTAGAATGATAATACTCAAGGATCATATGCCAGCTTGAAATTGAAAGACTAAACTCTGAATTCAAAACTATTTACATGTGGAATAATTTGAAATGCCTCAAAACATTATCATCATCCAATTGTATATGAAAGACCATCCAGCTACTGCTAAGAAGTACACAGTCAATGATCCTTCACTATTCATGGCAAGGCACACCAGATACAACCCATAAAACTCCAATCCACATACATCACCAGCAACATCATCCAGTTGCCGTATAATAATACTTGTCAACtttatctttgtttaatttgttcaGCATATCAGAAGTAGCCATATATCTCAACGGCAGTCATTGAATGTTTGATAATGTTAGGAAGTTGAGAGGATTAAATTTTATGTGGAAAATTTGGCCAAGAACTCTGATGTATTCCATACGATGGTGAATGCATGAAAAGTCACGCAGAACTTTAGGACCAGTCATATTCACAACCCCACCAGGAACTGGGAACAGTCCTTCATACAAGTCGTAGCTATAATGAAGTACAAGAGTATTTCGGTAAAACTCTCTAAATTTTAAGTGGAAAATTTGGCCAAAAACTCTGATATATTCCACACGATGGTGAATGCATGAAAAGTCACGCAGAATAATTAaagctttgatttttcttgCTCAAAGATGATAAGAAGGGTTGAACTGTACATACGGCCATTTAAGTAGCTAGTCCATCTGTAGGGACAGAACTTTAAGACCAGTCATATTGACAACCCCCAGGAACTGGGAACAGTCCTTCATACAAGTCGTAGCTAAGACCGAGTACCAGGagtatttcgttaaaattctctaaattttaTGTGGAAATTTTGGCCAAAAACTCTGATGTATTCACACGATGGTGAATGCATGAAAAGTCATGCAGAATAATTAAAGCTTTGATTTTCCTTACTCAAAGATGATAAGAAGGGTTGAACTATACATACTGCCATTTAAGATGGTAAATGGATGTAATATCATTTATTATGTTTTTAGACACAAATCAGAAGACTATATTTCTAGTTTCATTTCACCT is a window from the Pyrus communis chromosome 16, drPyrComm1.1, whole genome shotgun sequence genome containing:
- the LOC137720194 gene encoding receptor-like protein EIX1 isoform X2, with translation MFKQDLKDPANRLASWVAEEDSDCCSWSGVVCDHMTGHIHELHLNNSKASFFESSFGGKINPSLLSLKHLNYLDLSNNDFSTTRIPSFFGSMTSLTHLNLASSSFDGVIPLKLGNLSSLRYLNLSSWSYGLKVDNLRWISGLSLLKHLGLSHVDLSKASDWLQVTNMLPSLAELDMSGCALDQIPHLPSANFTSLVVLDLSENYFNSLMPRWVFSLKNLVSLHLNYCGFQGPIPSISQNITSLREIDLSSNSSSLDPIPNSISLKVLNLGWNNFNSTIPEWLYSLNNLDSLLLSYNELRGEISSSIGNMTSLVNLCLDGNRLEGKIPNSLGHLCKLKVLDLSENHFTVQRPSEIFESLSRCGPDGIKSLSLGYANISGPIPMSLGNLSSLEKLDIYGNQFNGTFTEVIGQLKMLTELDISYNSLEGAVSEVSFSNLTKLKNFIAIGNSLTLKTSGDWVPPFQLENLQLDSWHLGPEWPMWLRTQTQLKELSLSSTQISSTIPTWFWNLTSQVWHLNLSHNQLYGQIQNIVAAPGSIVDLSSNHFTGALPIVPTSLFWLDLSNSSFSGSVFHFFCDRPDETKLLHFLHLGNNFLTGKIPDCWLSWQALSILHLENNHLTGNVPMSMGYLRELKTLYLRNNHLYGELPHSLQNCTSLSVVELRGNGFSGSIPIWIGKSLSSLHVLNLRSNKFEGDIPNEVCYLKSLQILDLAHNKLSGMIPRCFHNLSAMAILSESFGESEVPENEFLVTKGREMEYTNILRFVKGIDLSCNFMYGEIPEELTDLFALQSLNLSNNRFTGRIPSKIGNIARLESLDFSMNQLDGEIPPSMTHLTFLSHLNLAYNNLTGRIPESTQLQSLDQSSFVGNELCGAPLNKNCSTNGVIPPPTVKQDGGGGYRLLEDGWFYVSLGVGFFTGFWIVLGSLLVNMPWSVLLSQLLNRMVLKMYHVIVEYV
- the LOC137720196 gene encoding uncharacterized protein isoform X1; translated protein: MSYLVTSLYGGLLEFTFIVQSTEDPAYRAVSMLLSELKDEVDVKIVVAGISTTCSQKIHNQLQKTLRRANWHNQFCQNCWRIPQPRSSSTARSMLRVETAIAPMLARAATPFQAKDILDDDDNGVQDYDSPRTTRTDMLSMPTRG
- the LOC137720196 gene encoding uncharacterized protein isoform X2, translated to MSYLVTSLYGGLLEFTFIVQSTEDPAYRAVSMLLSELKDEVDVKIVVAGISTTCSQKIHNQLQKTLRRANWHNQFCQNCWRIPQPRSSSTARSMLRVETAIAPMLARAATPFQDCWVQKKKKKE
- the LOC137720194 gene encoding receptor-like protein EIX1 isoform X1, with protein sequence MERTMRVVTLLIRFLAIATITFSIGLCNGNPGWPPLCKESERQALLMFKQDLKDPANRLASWVAEEDSDCCSWSGVVCDHMTGHIHELHLNNSKASFFESSFGGKINPSLLSLKHLNYLDLSNNDFSTTRIPSFFGSMTSLTHLNLASSSFDGVIPLKLGNLSSLRYLNLSSWSYGLKVDNLRWISGLSLLKHLGLSHVDLSKASDWLQVTNMLPSLAELDMSGCALDQIPHLPSANFTSLVVLDLSENYFNSLMPRWVFSLKNLVSLHLNYCGFQGPIPSISQNITSLREIDLSSNSSSLDPIPNSISLKVLNLGWNNFNSTIPEWLYSLNNLDSLLLSYNELRGEISSSIGNMTSLVNLCLDGNRLEGKIPNSLGHLCKLKVLDLSENHFTVQRPSEIFESLSRCGPDGIKSLSLGYANISGPIPMSLGNLSSLEKLDIYGNQFNGTFTEVIGQLKMLTELDISYNSLEGAVSEVSFSNLTKLKNFIAIGNSLTLKTSGDWVPPFQLENLQLDSWHLGPEWPMWLRTQTQLKELSLSSTQISSTIPTWFWNLTSQVWHLNLSHNQLYGQIQNIVAAPGSIVDLSSNHFTGALPIVPTSLFWLDLSNSSFSGSVFHFFCDRPDETKLLHFLHLGNNFLTGKIPDCWLSWQALSILHLENNHLTGNVPMSMGYLRELKTLYLRNNHLYGELPHSLQNCTSLSVVELRGNGFSGSIPIWIGKSLSSLHVLNLRSNKFEGDIPNEVCYLKSLQILDLAHNKLSGMIPRCFHNLSAMAILSESFGESEVPENEFLVTKGREMEYTNILRFVKGIDLSCNFMYGEIPEELTDLFALQSLNLSNNRFTGRIPSKIGNIARLESLDFSMNQLDGEIPPSMTHLTFLSHLNLAYNNLTGRIPESTQLQSLDQSSFVGNELCGAPLNKNCSTNGVIPPPTVKQDGGGGYRLLEDGWFYVSLGVGFFTGFWIVLGSLLVNMPWSVLLSQLLNRMVLKMYHVIVEYV